Proteins co-encoded in one Alphaproteobacteria bacterium PA2 genomic window:
- a CDS encoding UDP-N-acetylmuramate--L-alanine ligase, producing MNRRRPVPFELGPVHFVGIGGIGMSGIAEIMLRIGYTVQGSDAKASANTERLEKLGARIFIGQDAGNVDGASAVVYSTAIKADNPELAAARARRLPLVRRAEMLAELMRLQFSVAVGGTHGKTTTTSMVAALLDAGGLDPTVVNGGIINAYGTNAKVGEGDWIVVEADESDGTFLRLKSTCAIVTNIDPEHLDHYGDFDAVRKAFRDFVENIPFYGFAAVCTDHPEVQAMAAKVENRRLVPYGVNPQAEVRALNITMGPDGSRFDVVIAPLGGDVMTWRDMHLPMAGHHNVMNALAAIAVARELGVSEADIRKGLTGFGGVKRRFTTTGVANGVRVIDDYGHHPVEISSVLKAARAVTEGRVIAVVQPHRYSRLKDLFSEFCGCFNDADTVIVADVYSAGEAPLPGASRDDLVEGLRRFGHRRALPLGGPAELADLVSKEARSGDLVVLLGAGDITTWAYALPGQLEGLTK from the coding sequence ATGAACCGCCGTCGTCCTGTGCCCTTCGAACTGGGTCCCGTGCACTTTGTCGGCATTGGCGGCATAGGCATGAGCGGCATTGCCGAGATCATGCTGCGCATCGGCTATACGGTGCAGGGCTCCGACGCCAAGGCCAGCGCCAATACCGAACGCCTTGAAAAGCTGGGCGCCCGCATCTTCATCGGCCAGGACGCGGGCAACGTCGATGGCGCTTCCGCCGTGGTCTATTCCACCGCCATCAAGGCCGACAATCCTGAGCTGGCGGCAGCCCGAGCGCGGCGCCTGCCCCTGGTCCGGCGGGCTGAAATGCTGGCGGAACTCATGCGCCTGCAGTTCTCCGTGGCGGTCGGCGGCACCCACGGCAAGACCACCACAACCTCCATGGTCGCGGCCCTGCTGGATGCCGGCGGCCTGGACCCCACCGTGGTCAATGGCGGCATCATCAACGCCTATGGCACCAACGCCAAGGTAGGCGAGGGCGACTGGATCGTCGTCGAGGCTGATGAGAGCGACGGCACCTTCCTGCGCCTGAAATCGACCTGCGCCATCGTCACCAATATCGACCCCGAGCACCTGGATCACTACGGCGACTTTGACGCGGTCCGGAAGGCCTTCCGGGACTTTGTCGAGAACATCCCCTTCTATGGCTTTGCGGCGGTCTGTACGGACCATCCCGAGGTCCAGGCCATGGCCGCCAAGGTCGAGAACCGGCGTCTGGTGCCCTACGGGGTCAATCCCCAGGCCGAGGTGCGGGCGCTCAACATCACCATGGGCCCTGATGGCAGCCGCTTTGACGTGGTCATCGCGCCCCTGGGCGGCGATGTCATGACCTGGCGGGACATGCACCTGCCCATGGCCGGACACCACAATGTCATGAACGCCCTGGCGGCCATCGCCGTGGCGCGGGAGCTCGGCGTCAGCGAAGCTGACATCCGCAAGGGCCTCACCGGGTTTGGCGGGGTCAAGCGCCGGTTCACCACCACCGGAGTCGCCAATGGTGTCCGGGTCATTGATGACTATGGCCATCACCCTGTAGAGATTTCCTCGGTCCTGAAGGCCGCCCGGGCGGTTACGGAAGGCCGGGTCATCGCCGTCGTCCAGCCGCACCGCTATTCCCGACTGAAAGACCTGTTCTCCGAGTTCTGCGGCTGCTTCAACGACGCCGACACGGTCATCGTCGCTGACGTTTATTCAGCTGGCGAGGCGCCCCTGCCGGGCGCCAGCCGCGATGACCTGGTGGAGGGGCTCCGTCGGTTCGGACATCGCCGCGCCCTGCCGCTGGGCGGCCCGGCTGAACTTGCAGACCTGGTGTCAAAAGAAGCCCGATCCGGCGATCTGGTGGTCCTGCTGGGCGCCGGGGACATCACCACCTGGGCCTATGCCCTGCCAGGTCAGCTGGAAGGCCTCACGAAATGA
- the murG gene encoding undecaprenyldiphospho-muramoylpentapeptide beta-N-acetylglucosaminyltransferase: MRKIAVVAAGGTGGHLFPAQALSEALIARGWRIVLASDERVAAMSENFPAEERIGLSARTFKSGDPVGMALAGIAIFKGILQARAAFARLDPAVVVGFGGYPSVPGLLAGISQNRPTVLHEQNAVMGRANRRLASHVRAVACAFPVLQKAPAKIQDKVVVVGNPVRPEIRELADKPYLPPEPGGTLRLLITGGSQGARLLSELMPAAIAQLPEDLRNRLRVQQQTRVESMDNARRIYADANVQAEIAPFFRDMATRLRQAHLVVGRSGAGSVCEFAIAGKPAILVPLAIALDDDQGQNAKVMADAGGAQVAREDQLTVDTMAGALTKLLSHPDRLVRMAAGARSIAKPDAAERLADLVEVTAAQGRIA; the protein is encoded by the coding sequence ATGCGCAAGATCGCCGTCGTCGCCGCTGGAGGCACTGGGGGACACCTGTTCCCCGCCCAGGCTCTTTCTGAAGCCCTGATCGCCCGCGGCTGGCGCATTGTGCTGGCCAGCGACGAGCGGGTCGCCGCCATGTCTGAAAACTTCCCGGCGGAGGAGCGGATCGGCCTTTCGGCGCGGACCTTCAAGTCCGGAGACCCGGTGGGCATGGCGCTGGCGGGCATTGCGATCTTCAAGGGCATATTGCAGGCCCGCGCAGCCTTCGCCCGCCTGGATCCCGCCGTCGTTGTGGGGTTCGGAGGCTACCCGTCCGTTCCCGGCCTGCTGGCCGGCATTTCCCAGAACCGCCCGACAGTCCTTCATGAACAGAACGCCGTCATGGGCCGCGCCAATCGCCGGCTGGCCTCCCATGTCCGTGCGGTCGCCTGCGCCTTTCCCGTCCTTCAGAAGGCTCCGGCGAAAATCCAGGACAAGGTGGTGGTGGTTGGAAATCCTGTCCGCCCTGAAATCCGCGAGCTTGCAGACAAGCCCTACCTGCCGCCTGAGCCGGGCGGCACATTGCGTCTGCTGATCACCGGCGGCAGCCAGGGCGCCCGCCTGTTGTCCGAACTCATGCCGGCGGCCATCGCCCAACTGCCAGAGGACCTGCGCAATCGCCTCCGGGTCCAGCAGCAGACCCGGGTAGAGAGCATGGACAATGCCCGGCGGATCTATGCCGACGCCAATGTCCAGGCCGAGATCGCCCCCTTCTTCCGCGACATGGCGACCCGTCTGCGTCAGGCCCATCTGGTGGTCGGACGTTCGGGCGCAGGATCGGTCTGCGAATTCGCCATAGCCGGCAAGCCCGCCATTCTGGTGCCCCTGGCCATCGCCCTTGATGACGATCAGGGTCAGAACGCCAAGGTCATGGCCGACGCAGGCGGCGCCCAGGTCGCCCGGGAAGACCAACTCACTGTCGACACCATGGCCGGCGCCCTGACCAAGCTGCTGTCCCACCCCGACCGTCTGGTCCGCATGGCGGCCGGCGCCCGGTCCATAGCCAAGCCGGACGCTGCAGAACGTCTGGCTGATCTGGTGGAAGTCACCGCCGCCCAGGGACGAATTGCATGA
- a CDS encoding UDP-N-acetylmuramoyl-L-alanine--D-glutamate ligase has protein sequence MIPVRGFEGKRVAVFGLARTGLTAAHALLAGGAEVALWDERPAGREAAIAEGLPLVDLSTADWSQFAALMLSPGVPLTHPEPHWTVEKARAAGVEILGDVELFARTVNAAPEGKRPKVIAITGTNGKSTTTALIGHICAEAGRDTRVGGNIGFGVLGLPDMHGGAVYVLELSSYQLDLTSSLKPDVSVLLNVSPDHLDRHGGMEGYVAAKRRILLNQGKGDTAVIGVDDPWGQRICTEITAANRRTIVPISASKAMGRGVYALQGVLYDATGERAAEVADILEARSLPGRHNWQNAAAAYAACRGLGILTEEVAAGLMSFPGLAHRMETVAHLGDIRFVNDSKATNTDAARQAMSSYPKFYWIAGGQPKTGGIDALADLFPRIEAAYLIGEASEAFAHTLQGKARSVECGTLENAVSAAYADARASGAPAVVLLSPACASFDQFADFEARGEAFRAAVLALGETSEAAPHRRAFQ, from the coding sequence ATGATCCCGGTTCGCGGCTTTGAGGGAAAACGCGTCGCCGTCTTCGGTCTGGCCCGTACGGGTCTGACGGCGGCGCACGCCCTTCTGGCTGGAGGGGCTGAGGTCGCCCTGTGGGACGAACGTCCGGCCGGGCGCGAAGCCGCGATCGCGGAGGGCCTGCCTCTGGTCGATCTCAGCACGGCGGATTGGTCCCAATTCGCCGCCCTGATGCTGTCGCCCGGCGTGCCCCTGACCCATCCCGAACCGCACTGGACCGTCGAAAAGGCCCGGGCCGCAGGCGTGGAGATTCTGGGCGATGTTGAGCTCTTCGCCCGTACCGTGAATGCAGCGCCCGAGGGCAAGCGCCCCAAGGTGATCGCCATCACAGGCACCAACGGCAAGTCGACCACAACGGCCCTGATCGGCCATATCTGCGCCGAGGCAGGCCGTGACACCCGGGTTGGCGGCAATATCGGCTTTGGCGTCCTTGGACTGCCGGACATGCATGGCGGGGCGGTCTATGTCCTGGAATTGTCCTCCTACCAGCTTGATCTGACCTCAAGTCTCAAGCCTGACGTTTCGGTCCTGCTCAATGTATCGCCCGATCACCTGGACCGGCATGGCGGCATGGAAGGCTATGTGGCCGCCAAGCGCCGCATCCTGCTGAACCAGGGCAAGGGCGACACGGCCGTCATCGGGGTTGATGATCCCTGGGGCCAGAGGATCTGCACAGAGATCACCGCCGCAAATCGCAGGACCATCGTGCCCATCTCGGCTTCCAAGGCCATGGGGCGCGGCGTCTATGCCCTTCAAGGGGTTCTCTATGATGCAACAGGCGAACGGGCGGCCGAGGTCGCCGACATTCTCGAGGCCAGGTCCCTGCCGGGTCGACATAACTGGCAGAATGCAGCCGCTGCTTATGCGGCCTGTCGTGGTCTGGGCATCCTCACAGAGGAAGTGGCCGCAGGGTTGATGTCCTTCCCGGGGCTGGCTCACCGGATGGAGACGGTCGCTCATCTGGGCGATATCCGCTTCGTCAATGACAGCAAGGCGACCAATACCGACGCCGCGCGGCAGGCCATGTCCAGCTATCCGAAATTCTACTGGATCGCAGGCGGCCAGCCCAAGACCGGTGGCATAGACGCGCTGGCGGACCTGTTCCCCAGGATCGAGGCTGCCTACCTCATCGGAGAGGCAAGCGAAGCCTTCGCCCACACCCTTCAGGGCAAGGCCCGGAGCGTTGAATGCGGAACCCTGGAAAACGCCGTCTCGGCCGCCTATGCCGACGCCCGGGCCTCCGGCGCTCCGGCGGTCGTGCTTTTGTCTCCAGCCTGCGCATCCTTCGATCAGTTCGCTGACTTTGAAGCCCGGGGGGAGGCCTTCCGGGCCGCTGTCCTGGCGCTGGGCGAGACTTCCGAGGCCGCGCCGCACAGACGGGCTTTCCAATGA
- the ftsW gene encoding putative lipid II flippase FtsW gives MTDSVLDHDPEPPGEVKSENRAFARSDRTRLGVWWWTMDRWLLGAVVLLVVLGVLMSFASSPAAAARMHVDDPFHFAIRQCVFAAAGLIILLSTTVLDVRGVRRAAFFIWLVAICIMIALPFIGHNAKGATRWLEFAGFTLQPSEFMKPALIVLVAWMFSEGQKGQGVPGVSIAFCLYLVSIILLLIQPDVGQTVLLTVAFGAAFWMAGVPLSWIMFLGGVALAGLSSTYFLMPHVASRVDKFLSHGDADSRLDNHQVDRAAEAIAAGGLFGRGPGEGVMKRHVPDLHTDFIYSVAAEEYGLVFSLFLISLYAFVVIRGLSKAMKLSDTFQQVAAAGLFVLVGEQVFINVAVNLNLIPTKGMTLPLISYGGSSMLAICLTLGLALALTRRRPGVYMPG, from the coding sequence ATGACCGACAGTGTTCTCGATCACGATCCCGAGCCTCCCGGTGAGGTCAAGAGCGAGAACAGGGCCTTTGCGCGGTCTGACCGAACCCGACTTGGCGTCTGGTGGTGGACCATGGACCGCTGGCTGCTGGGCGCTGTCGTTCTGCTGGTGGTTCTCGGCGTTCTCATGTCGTTTGCCTCGAGCCCTGCCGCAGCAGCCCGGATGCATGTGGATGATCCCTTCCACTTCGCGATCCGCCAATGCGTTTTCGCAGCTGCGGGCCTGATCATTCTGCTTTCTACGACCGTGCTGGATGTTCGCGGCGTGCGGCGGGCCGCATTCTTCATCTGGCTGGTAGCGATCTGCATCATGATCGCCCTGCCTTTCATCGGTCACAACGCCAAGGGCGCCACCCGCTGGCTGGAGTTTGCCGGTTTCACGCTTCAGCCATCCGAGTTCATGAAACCGGCCCTGATCGTTCTGGTCGCCTGGATGTTTTCCGAGGGTCAGAAGGGGCAGGGTGTTCCCGGGGTCAGCATCGCCTTCTGCCTGTATCTGGTGTCCATCATCCTACTGCTGATCCAGCCTGATGTGGGTCAGACCGTCTTGCTGACCGTGGCCTTTGGCGCCGCCTTCTGGATGGCCGGCGTGCCGCTCAGCTGGATCATGTTCCTGGGGGGCGTCGCTCTGGCTGGATTGAGCTCGACCTACTTCCTCATGCCCCACGTGGCCAGCCGGGTGGACAAGTTCCTCAGTCACGGTGATGCGGACTCAAGGCTCGATAACCATCAGGTTGACCGCGCTGCCGAAGCCATTGCAGCCGGCGGCCTGTTTGGTCGGGGTCCTGGGGAGGGTGTCATGAAGCGTCATGTTCCCGACCTGCACACCGACTTCATCTATTCCGTCGCAGCAGAAGAGTACGGCCTGGTCTTCTCCCTCTTCCTGATTTCCCTCTACGCCTTTGTGGTGATCCGGGGACTGTCAAAGGCCATGAAGCTGTCGGACACCTTCCAGCAGGTGGCTGCAGCCGGGCTGTTTGTCCTGGTAGGCGAACAGGTCTTCATCAATGTGGCGGTCAATCTGAACCTGATCCCCACCAAGGGCATGACCCTGCCCCTGATCTCCTATGGCGGCTCGTCCATGCTGGCCATATGCCTGACACTCGGCCTCGCCCTGGCCCTGACCCGCCGCCGTCCCGGTGTCTACATGCCGGGTTAG
- a CDS encoding UDP-N-acetylmuramoylalanyl-D-glutamyl-2, 6-diaminopimelate--D-alanyl-D-alanine ligase: MSDALWTAHDIATATDGQVMTDFAVNGVSIDTRTVEPGDLFVALAGVRDGHDFVAQALEKGAAGALASKPVGGPSVQVADTFAALEALGVAARVRAPQTLRGAVTGSVGKTSVTQAIRAGLALAGRAHSSIKSYNNHIGVPLTLARMPRDTERAIFEIGMNHADEITPLSRMVAPHAVAITTVGPVHVENFPEGERGVARAKAEIFHGMSPGGVAVLNADNAWFEYLSSEARKAGLKVHAFGVDSTCAAQLVSFEPQPGYAQIKARLHGRALDFPIRQTGFHWGPNSMAVLLMLEALNVSLEHSLQALAEFQPLEGRGAERQVRLPGGSFTLVDESYNANPISMAAAFASLGVRKPMGRRIVALTDMLELGDEAPNYHAALAEPLEKAGIDLVFCAGPLMKSLWDALPSTRRGGYALNAADLAPQIAQAAEPGDLVMVKGSNGSRAGVIATALGKLDLGAEGTR, encoded by the coding sequence ATGTCTGACGCCCTCTGGACCGCCCATGACATCGCCACGGCGACCGATGGTCAGGTGATGACCGATTTTGCGGTCAATGGCGTCTCCATCGACACCCGGACCGTTGAACCTGGCGACCTGTTTGTCGCCCTGGCCGGCGTGCGGGACGGTCACGACTTTGTGGCCCAGGCCCTTGAAAAGGGCGCGGCCGGAGCCCTGGCCTCAAAGCCGGTTGGCGGGCCTTCCGTTCAGGTCGCCGACACATTCGCCGCCCTTGAAGCCCTCGGCGTCGCGGCGCGGGTTCGCGCGCCCCAGACCTTGCGTGGCGCGGTGACCGGCTCGGTGGGCAAGACCAGCGTGACCCAGGCCATCCGCGCAGGCCTTGCGCTGGCCGGCAGGGCCCACAGCTCGATCAAGAGCTACAACAATCATATCGGCGTGCCCCTGACCCTGGCGCGCATGCCCCGGGATACAGAGCGGGCCATCTTCGAGATCGGCATGAACCATGCCGATGAGATTACGCCCCTCTCAAGAATGGTGGCGCCCCACGCTGTGGCCATCACAACCGTCGGGCCCGTCCATGTGGAAAATTTCCCGGAAGGGGAGCGGGGCGTAGCCAGGGCCAAGGCCGAGATCTTTCATGGCATGTCGCCGGGCGGCGTCGCGGTTCTGAACGCCGACAACGCCTGGTTTGAATACCTCAGTTCCGAAGCCCGCAAGGCAGGATTGAAGGTCCATGCCTTTGGTGTCGACAGCACCTGCGCGGCGCAGTTGGTGAGCTTTGAGCCTCAGCCGGGCTATGCGCAGATCAAGGCCCGGTTGCATGGCAGGGCCCTGGACTTTCCGATACGCCAGACCGGGTTCCACTGGGGCCCCAACAGCATGGCCGTCCTGCTGATGCTTGAGGCTTTGAATGTGTCCCTTGAGCACAGCCTGCAGGCCCTGGCCGAGTTCCAGCCTCTTGAGGGCCGCGGCGCCGAGCGACAGGTAAGGCTTCCTGGCGGCTCCTTCACCCTGGTGGACGAAAGCTACAACGCCAACCCAATCTCGATGGCCGCAGCCTTCGCCAGCCTCGGCGTACGCAAGCCGATGGGGCGACGTATCGTCGCGCTGACCGACATGCTCGAACTGGGTGACGAGGCGCCAAACTACCACGCGGCGCTGGCCGAACCCCTGGAGAAGGCCGGGATTGATCTGGTCTTCTGCGCCGGCCCCCTCATGAAATCCCTCTGGGACGCCCTTCCGTCGACTCGGCGCGGCGGCTACGCCCTCAACGCGGCCGATCTTGCGCCGCAAATCGCACAGGCCGCAGAGCCAGGCGATCTTGTGATGGTGAAGGGCTCCAACGGCTCCAGGGCCGGCGTCATTGCGACGGCGCTCGGCAAGCTGGACCTCGGGGCGGAGGGAACGCGGTAA
- a CDS encoding UDP-N-acetylenolpyruvoylglucosamine reductase yields the protein MTWRDSLPEVRGKLLRNENLGPFTWFRVGGPADVLYLPADPDDLSDFLSQLPAEVPVHVLGVGSNVIVRDGGVEGVVIRLAGKAFAEIVVDEDQIVADAGALDSAVAKAAAKAGLAGLEFYAGIPGTIGGALTMNAGCYGRETKDVLSSAWGFDRSGEVVAYTLEDFGYTYRHSQAPADIIWMQAVFHGQADDPAAITARMDEITARREASQPIREKTGGSTFKNPEGHSSWKLVDEAGWRGKLHGGAMFSPQHSNFMINTGQATAADIEGLGETVRADVLARTGVQLEWEIKRLGRP from the coding sequence ATGACCTGGCGAGACAGTCTTCCGGAAGTTCGCGGCAAGCTGCTGCGCAATGAGAACCTGGGTCCCTTCACCTGGTTCCGGGTCGGCGGACCTGCTGACGTCCTATACCTGCCGGCCGATCCGGACGACCTCTCGGATTTCCTCAGCCAGCTGCCGGCCGAGGTTCCAGTCCACGTGCTGGGGGTCGGGTCCAATGTCATCGTCCGCGATGGCGGCGTTGAAGGCGTCGTCATCCGACTGGCCGGCAAGGCCTTCGCTGAAATCGTCGTGGATGAGGATCAGATCGTCGCTGACGCTGGCGCCCTGGATTCCGCGGTCGCCAAGGCTGCCGCCAAGGCCGGTCTCGCCGGTCTTGAGTTCTATGCGGGCATTCCCGGAACCATAGGCGGCGCCCTGACCATGAACGCCGGCTGCTATGGCCGGGAGACCAAGGACGTCCTTTCCAGCGCCTGGGGCTTTGACCGGTCCGGGGAGGTGGTGGCCTATACCCTCGAGGACTTCGGCTACACCTACCGGCACAGTCAGGCGCCGGCCGATATCATCTGGATGCAGGCGGTGTTTCATGGCCAGGCCGATGATCCCGCCGCCATCACGGCGCGCATGGACGAAATCACCGCCAGGCGGGAAGCCAGCCAGCCAATCCGTGAAAAGACCGGAGGCTCCACCTTCAAGAACCCGGAGGGGCATTCATCGTGGAAGCTGGTGGATGAAGCAGGCTGGCGCGGCAAGCTGCATGGCGGCGCCATGTTCTCACCCCAGCATTCCAACTTCATGATCAATACCGGCCAGGCCACCGCCGCAGACATTGAAGGCCTGGGCGAGACCGTGCGCGCCGATGTCCTGGCCAGGACCGGTGTGCAGTTGGAGTGGGAAATCAAGCGCCTGGGCCGTCCCTGA
- a CDS encoding phospho-N-acetylmuramoyl-pentapeptide-transferase: MLYWLYEQAAAGGHIPILNLMKYLTFRTGMALFTAQLVVVAMGSRFIRWMQTKQGKGQPIRKEGIERHVIEKAGTPTMGGVMILAGLLVGTLLWADLSNVYVWAVVMVTAGYGLLGFSDDYAKVTKQTTAGVSGRLRLILEVAIALAAVMLIVVYGKSPPDAPQLGTSVAFPIFKAALLNLGWFYLAFGAFIIVGGANAVNFTDGLDGLATVPVMIAAAAFGLIAYLVGNFVFARYLQLHFVPGVGEVAVFCGAMIGAGLGFLWYNAPPAKIFMGDTGALALGGALGAVAVATKHEIVLGIIGGLFVAETLSVIIQVAYFRMTGKRIFLMAPIHHHFEKLGWSESTVVIRFWIVAVMLAILGLATLKLR; encoded by the coding sequence ATGCTCTATTGGCTCTACGAGCAGGCCGCTGCAGGCGGGCACATCCCGATCCTCAACCTGATGAAATACCTGACCTTCCGGACGGGTATGGCGCTGTTCACCGCCCAACTGGTTGTCGTGGCCATGGGGTCACGCTTCATCCGCTGGATGCAGACCAAGCAGGGCAAGGGGCAGCCAATCCGCAAGGAAGGCATTGAGCGCCACGTGATCGAGAAGGCCGGCACCCCCACCATGGGCGGCGTGATGATCCTGGCGGGTCTTCTGGTCGGCACCCTGCTGTGGGCCGACCTCAGCAATGTCTATGTCTGGGCTGTCGTGATGGTCACGGCGGGCTATGGCCTGCTCGGCTTCTCCGACGACTACGCCAAGGTCACCAAGCAGACCACGGCCGGCGTGTCGGGCCGGCTTCGGCTGATCCTGGAGGTGGCCATCGCCCTGGCCGCCGTCATGCTCATCGTCGTTTACGGAAAATCCCCGCCGGACGCTCCGCAGTTGGGAACCTCTGTCGCCTTCCCGATATTCAAGGCGGCCCTGCTGAACCTGGGCTGGTTCTATCTGGCCTTCGGGGCCTTCATCATTGTCGGCGGCGCCAACGCCGTGAACTTCACGGACGGTCTGGATGGGCTGGCGACGGTTCCGGTGATGATCGCCGCGGCGGCCTTTGGTCTGATCGCCTATCTGGTCGGCAACTTCGTCTTTGCCCGATACCTGCAACTTCACTTTGTCCCGGGGGTAGGGGAGGTCGCGGTCTTCTGCGGCGCCATGATCGGGGCCGGCCTCGGCTTCCTCTGGTACAATGCACCGCCCGCCAAGATCTTCATGGGTGACACCGGCGCCCTGGCCCTTGGAGGCGCCCTGGGCGCTGTGGCGGTCGCCACCAAGCACGAGATCGTCCTGGGTATCATCGGCGGCCTGTTCGTCGCCGAAACCCTGTCGGTCATCATCCAGGTCGCCTACTTCAGAATGACCGGCAAGCGCATTTTCCTGATGGCGCCGATCCACCACCACTTCGAGAAACTTGGCTGGTCAGAGTCCACCGTCGTCATCCGCTTCTGGATCGTCGCCGTCATGCTGGCCATTCTGGGCCTCGCCACACTGAAGCTGCGGTAG
- a CDS encoding UDP-N-acetylmuramoyl-L-alanyl-D-glutamate--2,6-diaminopimelate ligase, giving the protein MSRKLSDLVHLDLGQDPDITGVTADSRRVKPGFLFAALPGVSVDGGKFAAGAVASGAVAVIAREDMPELGVPVIVTPDPRRAYALAAAHFWARQPQTVVAVTGTNGKTSVAAFCRQIFNAAGHRAASMGTLGVRATGPNGFDVQLTPPGLTTPDAADVAELMAGLVDQQVTHLALEASSHGVDQRRLDGVQLKAAGFLNLTQDHLDYHGTMETYRAAKLRLFETLLPRGGTAVLNADSDSFSAFAAAATVSGQSLITVGEAGQTLRMTARVMTPSGQRLSLEAGGRTFDVNLPLAGGFQASNALVAAGLCLAAGVPLDTVLGALEHLEGAPGRLQRVGARTGGGEAYVDYAHTPDGLETVLKALRPHASRKLIVVFGAGGDRDRTKRPLMGAIAAQFADVAIVTDDNPRSEVPAAIRADIMAGNPGLKEVGDRREAIRAGVAELGSGDVLIVAGKGHEQGMTIAGVVHPFDDVAETALALEGADV; this is encoded by the coding sequence GTGAGCCGCAAGCTTTCAGACCTTGTCCACCTGGACCTTGGCCAGGATCCGGACATAACCGGCGTCACCGCAGACAGCCGCAGGGTGAAGCCCGGATTCCTGTTCGCCGCCCTGCCGGGCGTAAGCGTTGACGGTGGAAAGTTTGCTGCAGGCGCTGTGGCCTCTGGCGCGGTCGCTGTCATCGCCCGGGAAGACATGCCCGAACTGGGCGTGCCGGTGATTGTCACCCCTGATCCCAGACGCGCCTACGCCCTGGCGGCGGCCCACTTCTGGGCAAGGCAGCCCCAGACCGTCGTTGCGGTCACGGGAACCAATGGCAAGACCTCTGTCGCCGCCTTCTGTCGCCAGATTTTCAATGCCGCAGGGCATCGCGCCGCCAGCATGGGAACCCTCGGCGTCCGAGCCACAGGTCCCAACGGGTTCGACGTCCAGTTGACACCGCCGGGCCTGACGACGCCGGATGCTGCCGATGTCGCCGAACTGATGGCCGGGCTGGTGGATCAGCAGGTGACCCATCTGGCCCTCGAGGCCTCCTCGCACGGCGTGGACCAGAGGCGGCTGGACGGGGTTCAACTCAAGGCCGCCGGCTTCCTGAACCTCACCCAGGATCACCTCGACTACCACGGCACGATGGAGACCTATCGCGCCGCCAAGCTGCGGCTGTTCGAGACCTTGCTGCCCCGGGGCGGGACGGCGGTTCTGAACGCGGACTCCGACAGTTTCAGCGCATTTGCGGCCGCTGCGACGGTGTCGGGGCAGAGCCTGATCACGGTCGGCGAGGCGGGTCAGACCCTTCGCATGACGGCGCGGGTCATGACCCCTTCCGGCCAGAGGCTTTCGCTGGAAGCGGGCGGCAGGACATTTGACGTGAATCTGCCTCTGGCAGGGGGCTTTCAGGCCTCCAACGCCTTGGTCGCCGCAGGCCTTTGTCTTGCTGCAGGCGTGCCGCTGGACACGGTTCTGGGTGCGCTCGAGCACCTTGAGGGCGCACCGGGCAGGCTGCAGCGGGTCGGCGCCAGGACTGGCGGCGGCGAGGCCTATGTCGACTATGCCCATACGCCTGACGGGCTTGAGACCGTCCTCAAGGCCCTTCGCCCGCACGCCTCGAGAAAGCTCATCGTCGTCTTCGGCGCCGGGGGAGATCGGGACCGGACCAAGCGACCCCTGATGGGTGCGATTGCGGCGCAGTTTGCCGACGTCGCCATTGTCACCGACGACAATCCCCGCAGCGAGGTCCCGGCCGCGATCCGCGCCGACATCATGGCGGGAAATCCAGGCCTCAAGGAAGTTGGCGATCGCAGGGAGGCCATCCGGGCCGGCGTGGCCGAACTTGGTTCCGGGGATGTGCTCATCGTCGCTGGCAAGGGGCACGAACAGGGCATGACCATCGCCGGGGTTGTTCACCCCTTCGACGATGTGGCTGAAACTGCCCTGGCCCTGGAGGGTGCAGATGTCTGA